The following proteins are co-located in the Paenibacillus sp. JNUCC32 genome:
- a CDS encoding acyl-CoA thioesterase, with the protein MKTSLDIIVRPTEIDVNGHVNNAKYLEYLEWGREEWYEAGDLRYDVLKRLGVQTVTVNININYRKECGQGERLTVVTEPESMGRTSYVMAQRIYNEQHELCADAIVTSVAMDVTSRKSRPVPEELRRLFPAPA; encoded by the coding sequence ATGAAAACTTCGCTGGACATTATCGTCCGTCCCACGGAGATCGACGTCAACGGACATGTAAACAATGCAAAATACCTCGAATACCTGGAGTGGGGTCGGGAGGAATGGTACGAAGCGGGAGATCTGCGGTATGATGTGCTGAAACGGCTCGGGGTCCAGACCGTCACCGTCAATATTAATATCAATTACCGCAAGGAGTGCGGCCAAGGCGAACGGCTGACCGTCGTGACGGAACCCGAATCCATGGGCCGCACGAGTTACGTCATGGCCCAGCGGATATACAACGAACAGCATGAGCTTTGCGCGGATGCCATCGTTACCAGCGTGGCGATGGATGTAACCTCACGTAAAAGCCGGCCCGTCCCCGAAGAACTCCGCCGATTGTTCCCAGCCCCTGCGTAA
- a CDS encoding peptidylprolyl isomerase, producing MAKKAKITLENGKEVVLDLFENDAPNTVANFEKLANSGFYNGLVFHRVIPGFVAQGGCPQGTGTGGPGYTINCEINPNKHERGSLAMAHAGRNTGGSQFYVCYEPQPHLDGQHTVFGKVVEGMEYVDAFKGRDKMEKVEVYEA from the coding sequence ATGGCAAAAAAAGCGAAGATCACCTTGGAAAACGGCAAAGAGGTTGTGCTCGACCTGTTCGAGAACGATGCACCGAACACGGTAGCTAATTTTGAGAAATTGGCCAACTCCGGCTTCTATAACGGTCTGGTATTTCACCGCGTAATTCCTGGATTCGTCGCTCAAGGCGGATGTCCGCAGGGAACGGGGACCGGCGGACCGGGTTATACCATTAATTGCGAGATCAATCCTAACAAGCACGAGCGCGGAAGCTTGGCCATGGCGCATGCCGGCCGGAACACCGGCGGAAGTCAGTTCTACGTGTGCTACGAGCCGCAGCCTCATTTGGACGGACAACATACCGTATTTGGCAAAGTCGTTGAAGGCATGGAGTATGTGGATGCATTCAAAGGCCGCGACAAAATGGAAAAAGTAGAAGTGTACGAAGCATAA
- a CDS encoding stage V sporulation protein AB has protein sequence MMLSILQGVFTCVLGVAGGIAVGGGVIALIIVLDIIPRLSQLTATYSRVHWYEGALITGSFIGTVADFWRWSVPLGPVVSTIIGLMCGIFIGMLAAALTEVLNVLPILAKRLRLKGYLFGLLMAMVAGKVAGSLFDWFVYSK, from the coding sequence ATGATGTTGTCCATTCTGCAAGGGGTATTTACCTGTGTTCTCGGCGTTGCCGGAGGCATCGCCGTCGGCGGCGGCGTGATTGCGCTCATCATTGTGCTGGACATCATACCGAGATTGTCCCAGTTGACGGCGACTTACAGCCGGGTGCATTGGTACGAAGGAGCATTGATAACGGGATCCTTCATTGGCACGGTGGCCGATTTCTGGAGATGGTCCGTTCCTTTGGGACCGGTCGTGAGTACCATAATCGGACTGATGTGCGGAATATTTATCGGCATGCTGGCAGCCGCACTGACGGAAGTATTGAATGTCTTGCCGATTCTGGCCAAGCGGCTCCGGCTGAAGGGGTATCTGTTTGGTCTTCTGATGGCCATGGTGGCAGGCAAGGTAGCGGGTTCCCTGTTCGACTGGTTTGTTTACAGCAAGTGA
- the lysA gene encoding diaminopimelate decarboxylase, which translates to MFLHGTSKINDQGHLEIGGCDTSDLKAQYGTPLYIVDEQSVRNRCREYIEAFKASGLKFQVAYASKAFCVMAMCRLADEEGMSLDVVSDGELYTALQAGFPADRIHFHGNNKTPEEIEMALDAEIGCFVVDNVIELHMLQAIAAEKNRKVNILLRVTPGVEAHTHEYISTGQTDSKFGFDIGNGSAYEAVQLAEAQANIHLMGIHSHIGSQIFEVEGFQMAVQRVAEFAASVKEDLGVVFKVVNLGGGFGIRYVDGDTPLQVSQYVKAITDAVKNHFAGLGSELPEIWVEPGRSIVGDAGTTLYTVGTSKDIPGVRKYVAVDGGMTDNPRPALYESKYEALLANRAKEEPEETVSIAGKCCESGDMLIWDLELPKVETGDLLAVSCTGAYNYSMASNYNRIRKPAVVFVKDGQSNLVVRRESLADIISNDVVPAGVTKETVTS; encoded by the coding sequence ATGTTTTTACACGGTACAAGCAAGATTAACGATCAGGGGCATTTGGAAATCGGCGGGTGTGACACATCCGATTTGAAAGCTCAATATGGAACACCACTATATATCGTAGACGAGCAGTCGGTTCGCAACCGCTGCCGGGAATACATCGAGGCCTTTAAGGCTTCCGGTTTGAAGTTCCAAGTCGCGTATGCAAGCAAGGCGTTCTGCGTTATGGCCATGTGCCGATTGGCCGACGAGGAAGGCATGTCGCTCGACGTTGTTTCCGACGGAGAGCTGTACACGGCGCTTCAGGCCGGATTCCCGGCGGATCGGATTCATTTCCACGGAAATAATAAGACGCCGGAAGAGATCGAGATGGCGCTGGATGCCGAAATCGGCTGTTTCGTTGTCGATAACGTGATCGAACTGCATATGCTGCAGGCCATCGCTGCCGAGAAGAACCGCAAGGTCAACATTTTGCTTCGCGTGACACCGGGCGTCGAGGCGCATACGCATGAATATATCTCGACAGGACAAACCGATTCCAAGTTCGGCTTTGATATCGGCAACGGCTCTGCGTACGAAGCGGTGCAGCTTGCGGAAGCACAGGCGAATATTCATCTCATGGGCATTCATTCCCACATCGGTTCCCAGATTTTTGAGGTGGAAGGCTTCCAGATGGCTGTTCAGCGCGTAGCTGAATTTGCAGCTTCCGTAAAAGAAGACCTGGGCGTCGTGTTCAAGGTCGTGAACCTGGGCGGCGGATTCGGTATCCGCTACGTGGATGGAGATACGCCGCTTCAAGTATCCCAATATGTAAAAGCGATTACGGATGCGGTAAAGAACCATTTTGCGGGCCTTGGTTCCGAGCTTCCTGAAATTTGGGTGGAACCGGGTCGGAGCATCGTCGGTGACGCAGGTACCACGCTCTACACGGTGGGAACCAGCAAGGATATTCCCGGAGTGCGCAAATATGTTGCCGTCGACGGCGGCATGACGGACAATCCGCGTCCGGCGCTCTACGAGTCGAAATACGAAGCGCTGCTTGCAAACCGGGCTAAAGAAGAGCCGGAAGAAACGGTATCCATTGCCGGCAAGTGCTGCGAGAGCGGAGACATGCTGATTTGGGACCTGGAGCTTCCGAAGGTTGAAACGGGCGATCTGCTGGCGGTGTCCTGCACGGGCGCATACAACTATTCCATGGCCAGCAACTACAACCGGATCCGCAAGCCTGCGGTCGTATTCGTGAAGGATGGGCAAAGCAACCTGGTCGTTCGCCGCGAATCGCTTGCCGATATCATCAGCAACGATGTCGTGCCGGCGGGTGTAACAAAAGAAACCGTTACGAGTTGA
- a CDS encoding spore germination protein, with amino-acid sequence MDEKTTHGGELEAGIPIIPPSEIKALEEEALKEKREAETSDSTKESVIYWQQTDDVPAKLSVLKETLKEVIGLGVSFDVVFREMNFAGRNAGLLFLNGFTNDVVVTEILTRLTYLTPDDVNNHALSEIMNRYIPHVQVERDTRLSKVIDEVLSGLCALFIEDAHSAIILDTRKYPVRGLEEPAVERVVRGARDGFTETLVTNVNLVRRRVRDPGLHVEIIKVGRRTRTDVSLVFIDDVADRTQVEAIRKKIQEIDLEGLPLGDKQLEEAIVNKGWHPYPLVRYSERPDVVSSHLLEGRIVIMVDTSPSVMIMPTTFLDLCQHAEENRQTPFMGTYLRWIRFIGIFASMFLLPLWMLLVVHPELKPPGLDIIGPQENAKIPIILQFLIVEFGVDLLRLAAVHTPTPLASAMGLIAAILIGDIAVKTGLFVNEVVLYMAVASIGMFATPSYELGLANRMVRLVLLLVTALFGVKGFVIGTTLLILLLTTHRSYNSSYLWPFIPFSAKAMGEILFRKPLLLSRRRPALNKTRDNTKMGPEMNPRGEH; translated from the coding sequence ATGGACGAGAAAACAACGCATGGCGGCGAACTGGAGGCCGGGATTCCGATCATTCCTCCATCGGAGATCAAAGCGCTGGAGGAAGAAGCGCTGAAGGAGAAGAGGGAGGCGGAAACCTCCGACAGCACCAAGGAATCCGTTATTTATTGGCAGCAAACGGACGATGTTCCCGCGAAGCTGAGCGTACTGAAAGAAACGCTTAAGGAAGTGATCGGCCTTGGTGTTTCGTTTGACGTGGTATTCCGCGAGATGAACTTTGCCGGCAGAAATGCGGGGCTTCTCTTTCTAAACGGGTTCACCAACGATGTCGTGGTGACGGAAATTTTGACAAGATTGACGTACCTGACGCCAGACGACGTTAACAACCACGCGCTTTCCGAAATCATGAACCGCTATATTCCCCATGTACAGGTGGAGCGGGACACCAGGCTCAGCAAGGTGATTGACGAGGTTCTGTCAGGCCTATGCGCGCTGTTCATCGAGGATGCGCATTCCGCCATCATCCTGGACACCCGGAAATATCCCGTACGGGGACTCGAAGAGCCGGCTGTCGAACGCGTTGTTCGAGGCGCCAGGGACGGGTTTACGGAGACGCTGGTGACGAACGTTAACCTCGTGCGGAGACGGGTTCGTGATCCGGGACTGCATGTGGAGATCATCAAGGTGGGAAGGCGTACGAGAACGGACGTCAGTTTGGTCTTCATCGATGACGTAGCCGACCGTACCCAGGTAGAAGCCATCCGGAAGAAAATCCAGGAAATCGATTTGGAGGGGCTCCCTCTTGGCGACAAGCAGCTGGAGGAAGCGATTGTAAACAAGGGCTGGCACCCCTATCCGCTGGTCCGTTATTCGGAGCGTCCGGACGTGGTCTCTTCCCATCTGCTGGAAGGTCGGATCGTCATTATGGTGGATACTTCGCCGAGTGTGATGATCATGCCGACCACCTTCCTGGATCTCTGTCAGCATGCGGAAGAGAATCGCCAGACCCCGTTTATGGGGACCTATCTTCGCTGGATACGATTTATAGGCATTTTTGCTTCCATGTTCCTGCTCCCTTTGTGGATGCTGCTGGTTGTACATCCTGAATTGAAGCCGCCGGGACTCGATATCATCGGTCCGCAGGAGAATGCGAAAATCCCCATTATTCTGCAGTTTCTGATCGTGGAATTCGGCGTGGATTTGCTCCGTTTGGCCGCGGTTCATACACCGACGCCGCTCGCATCGGCAATGGGCTTGATCGCTGCGATTTTGATCGGCGATATTGCCGTTAAAACCGGATTGTTTGTCAACGAGGTTGTCTTGTATATGGCGGTTGCCTCCATAGGGATGTTTGCGACTCCAAGCTATGAGCTGGGGCTGGCGAACCGGATGGTCAGGCTGGTCCTGCTGCTTGTCACAGCCTTGTTCGGGGTGAAGGGTTTTGTCATCGGGACGACGCTTCTAATTCTGCTTCTGACGACCCACCGTTCCTATAACTCGTCTTATTTATGGCCGTTTATACCATTTAGTGCAAAAGCGATGGGCGAAATTTTATTCCGCAAACCGCTGCTTCTGTCAAGAAGACGCCCGGCTCTCAACAAAACGCGTGACAACACGAAAATGGGCCCGGAAATGAATCCGAGGGGCGAGCACTAA